A window of the Dissulfurirhabdus thermomarina genome harbors these coding sequences:
- a CDS encoding ElyC/SanA/YdcF family protein has product MADILLFFATPSRVISLLLFLGLFLWPLKYRRRTARLLLAAAFALFLLAGSGILGGLVLARLERDPALPAPPAPPAAAVVLLGVSGGPARADDARLGILAAVEAIRRHPGLRSVYLVPADGPASPERDLELEAAAGLLRRLLAGEAVDIHLLPGCSGPVEGFRRLAPILDHTSFLLVAAAYRMPRALLAARDLGGHPVPAPSGRLSGGASRGLRSLWPTPEGLLCSDLACRELCRYEAARLRRLARALWHRLRPPG; this is encoded by the coding sequence GTGGCCGACATCCTCCTCTTTTTCGCCACTCCCTCGAGGGTCATCAGCCTGCTGCTGTTTCTCGGGCTTTTCCTTTGGCCCTTGAAGTACCGGCGGCGGACGGCCCGGCTCCTCCTGGCCGCGGCCTTCGCCCTCTTCCTCCTGGCCGGCAGCGGGATATTGGGCGGTCTCGTCCTGGCCCGCCTGGAGCGGGATCCGGCGCTACCCGCGCCGCCGGCCCCGCCCGCCGCCGCCGTGGTCCTCCTCGGCGTCTCCGGGGGGCCGGCCCGGGCCGACGACGCGCGTCTGGGGATCCTGGCGGCGGTGGAGGCCATCCGCCGCCACCCCGGCCTCCGCTCCGTCTACCTCGTCCCCGCCGACGGGCCGGCCTCCCCGGAACGGGACCTGGAGCTGGAGGCCGCCGCCGGCCTCCTCCGGCGTCTCCTCGCCGGGGAGGCCGTGGACATCCACCTCTTGCCCGGCTGCTCGGGGCCGGTGGAGGGCTTCCGCCGCTTGGCGCCGATCCTGGACCATACCTCCTTCCTCCTCGTGGCCGCCGCCTACCGGATGCCGAGGGCCCTCCTGGCGGCCCGGGACCTCGGGGGGCACCCGGTCCCCGCGCCCAGCGGCCGGCTCTCCGGCGGGGCGTCTCGGGGGCTTCGGAGCCTCTGGCCCACCCCGGAGGGCCTGCTCTGTTCGGATCTGGCCTGCCGCGAGCTGTGCCGGTACGAGGCGGCCCGGCTCCGGCGCCTCGCGCGCGCCCTTTGGCACCGGCTCCGGCCGCCCGGGTGA
- the hisG gene encoding ATP phosphoribosyltransferase: MNKLKLGIPKGSLEKATIDLFAKSGWRIDVHHRSYFPDIDDPEIACSICRAQEMSRYVEQGTLDVGITGRDWILENESDVVFVTELVYSKVSRRPARWVLAVPGDSPYRKAEDLAGKKIATEMVNFTRRYFAERNVDVQVEFSWGATEAKVVSGLADAVVEVTETGSTIRAHGLVIIEELMESTPQLIANHAAWADPWKRKKIEQIALLLKGALRAHRLVGLKMNVPKERLASVVDLLPSLNAPTVSPLYDAGWCSVETVIAENVVRELIPRLTEAGAQGIIEYNLNKVL, encoded by the coding sequence GTGAACAAGCTCAAGCTCGGCATCCCCAAGGGCAGCCTCGAGAAGGCCACCATCGATCTCTTCGCCAAGTCCGGCTGGCGTATCGACGTGCACCACCGGAGCTACTTCCCGGACATCGACGACCCGGAGATCGCCTGCAGCATCTGCCGCGCGCAGGAGATGTCGCGCTACGTGGAGCAGGGGACCCTGGACGTGGGCATCACCGGCCGGGACTGGATCCTCGAGAACGAGTCGGACGTGGTCTTCGTCACCGAGCTGGTCTATTCCAAGGTGAGCCGACGCCCGGCGCGGTGGGTGCTGGCCGTTCCCGGGGACTCCCCCTACCGGAAGGCGGAGGACCTGGCCGGCAAGAAGATCGCCACGGAGATGGTGAACTTCACCCGCCGCTACTTCGCCGAGCGCAACGTGGACGTCCAGGTGGAATTCTCGTGGGGCGCCACCGAGGCCAAGGTGGTCTCGGGCCTGGCCGACGCCGTGGTGGAGGTGACCGAGACCGGGAGTACCATCCGGGCCCACGGGCTGGTCATCATCGAGGAGCTCATGGAGAGCACGCCCCAGCTCATCGCCAACCACGCGGCCTGGGCGGATCCCTGGAAGCGGAAGAAGATCGAGCAGATCGCGCTCCTACTCAAGGGGGCGCTGCGGGCCCACCGCCTGGTGGGGCTCAAGATGAACGTCCCCAAGGAGCGCCTGGCATCGGTGGTGGACCTCCTGCCCAGCCTGAACGCCCCCACCGTCTCGCCCCTCTACGACGCCGGCTGGTGCTCCGTGGAGACGGTCATCGCCGAGAACGTGGTCCGGGAGCTGATCCCCCGGCTCACCGAGGCCGGGGCCCAGGGCATCATCGAATACAACCTGAACAAAGTCCTCTAG
- the hisI gene encoding phosphoribosyl-AMP cyclohydrolase, with amino-acid sequence MPSLRDPIDAPDFAKGGGLLPAIAQDAATGEVLMLAYMNREAWTKTLETGKVHYWSRSRNRLWLKGETSGHVQMLREARLDCDGDTLLLKVEQLGGAACHTGRRSCFHRRVTPEGLVTEGEPVFDPREVYGT; translated from the coding sequence ATGCCATCCCTCCGTGACCCCATCGACGCCCCGGACTTTGCCAAAGGCGGCGGCCTCCTCCCCGCCATCGCCCAGGATGCGGCCACCGGCGAAGTCTTGATGCTGGCCTACATGAACCGCGAGGCCTGGACGAAGACCCTCGAGACCGGGAAGGTCCACTACTGGAGCCGGTCCCGGAATCGGCTGTGGCTCAAGGGAGAGACCTCCGGGCACGTCCAGATGCTCCGGGAAGCGCGCCTCGACTGTGACGGGGACACCCTGCTGCTCAAGGTGGAGCAGCTGGGCGGCGCCGCCTGCCACACCGGGCGCCGCTCCTGCTTCCACCGCCGGGTCACCCCCGAAGGGCTCGTCACCGAGGGGGAGCCCGTCTTCGACCCCCGGGAGGTCTACGGCACGTGA
- a CDS encoding sensor histidine kinase — MGPETFFAVTVLFLLWLLTGAGLVLCWRRLRRRSGIEGCPPVDLLAQIAARQREEARTAAARLFEVADSLGFGLILAEEGRPAASNALAERLCPVEYRGPEGARRLVAALGPEGSRILREGGRTLQARRRTLAGAAEAVLLEDVTETFRLAEQLRRSERLALLGQMSGQVAHQLKTPLAVLAGRAQLLSARLEKLPALQDQAEEIYREAAALARRINEIVDFYRHREPGWHRVSLEEVLGAVAERLAPVAGAVAVEARCETDPEVETDPVLLENLLFLLGQNAVAEEVGATRVEIRAVDQPGGRVGIRVRDDGRGVAPEVRERLFEPFSGTRDDGLGLGLFLARDLAERLGGELALEAAGPGASFLLTVPRSRPDGAGAPPRPG, encoded by the coding sequence ATGGGACCCGAGACCTTCTTCGCCGTCACCGTACTTTTCCTCCTGTGGCTTCTCACCGGGGCGGGGCTCGTCCTGTGCTGGCGGCGGCTCCGGCGCCGTTCCGGCATTGAAGGGTGCCCGCCGGTGGATCTGCTCGCGCAGATCGCCGCGCGCCAGCGGGAGGAGGCCCGGACGGCCGCGGCCCGGCTCTTCGAGGTGGCCGATTCCCTGGGCTTCGGCCTCATCCTGGCCGAGGAGGGCCGGCCGGCGGCCTCGAACGCCCTGGCGGAACGGCTCTGCCCCGTGGAGTACCGGGGACCGGAGGGGGCCCGCCGCCTGGTCGCGGCCCTCGGCCCGGAAGGGTCCCGGATCCTCCGCGAGGGCGGCCGCACCCTCCAGGCCCGGCGCCGGACCCTGGCCGGGGCCGCCGAGGCCGTTCTGCTGGAGGACGTCACGGAGACCTTCCGGCTGGCCGAGCAGCTGCGGCGGAGCGAGCGCCTGGCGCTCCTCGGGCAGATGAGCGGCCAGGTGGCGCACCAGCTCAAGACCCCGCTGGCGGTGCTGGCCGGCCGGGCCCAGCTCCTCTCCGCCCGGCTCGAGAAGCTTCCCGCCCTCCAGGACCAGGCCGAGGAGATCTACCGGGAGGCGGCGGCCCTGGCCCGGCGGATCAACGAGATCGTGGACTTCTACCGGCACCGGGAGCCGGGCTGGCACCGGGTGTCGCTGGAGGAGGTCCTCGGGGCCGTGGCGGAGCGGCTGGCCCCCGTGGCCGGGGCCGTGGCGGTGGAGGCGCGGTGCGAGACCGACCCGGAGGTGGAGACCGACCCGGTCCTCCTGGAGAACCTCCTCTTCCTCCTGGGCCAGAACGCCGTGGCCGAGGAGGTCGGGGCGACCCGCGTGGAGATCCGGGCGGTGGACCAGCCCGGCGGCCGGGTGGGCATCCGGGTGCGGGACGACGGCCGGGGCGTGGCTCCGGAGGTCCGGGAGCGGCTCTTCGAACCCTTCAGCGGCACCCGGGACGACGGCCTCGGCCTCGGGCTCTTCCTCGCCCGGGACCTGGCCGAGCGGCTGGGGGGCGAGCTCGCCCTGGAGGCGGCCGGTCCCGGGGCCTCCTTCCTCCTCACCGTGCCCCGCTCGCGCCCGGACGGGGCCGGAGCTCCCCCCAGGCCAGGCTGA
- the cutA gene encoding divalent-cation tolerance protein CutA, with product MSNDTAYLVVTTTAADRADADRLARSLVDRRLAACVQVTGPVTSRYRWQGRVETAEEWLITAKTRADRYPALEAELSRAHPYEVPEILAVPVSAGLPAYLAWIDESLAEPPGG from the coding sequence ATGTCCAACGACACCGCTTACCTCGTGGTCACCACCACCGCCGCCGATCGGGCCGACGCCGACCGCCTGGCCCGGTCCCTCGTGGACCGGCGCCTTGCGGCCTGCGTCCAGGTCACCGGCCCCGTCACCAGCCGATACCGCTGGCAGGGGCGGGTGGAAACGGCCGAGGAGTGGCTGATCACCGCGAAGACCCGGGCCGACCGCTACCCGGCCCTCGAGGCCGAGCTGAGCCGGGCCCACCCCTACGAGGTCCCGGAGATCCTCGCCGTACCGGTCTCGGCCGGGCTGCCCGCCTACCTCGCCTGGATCGACGAGTCGCTGGCCGAGCCCCCCGGCGGGTGA
- the yihA gene encoding ribosome biogenesis GTP-binding protein YihA/YsxC → MEPRVRKAELAASVHDLSRLPPADRPEIAVAGRSNVGKSALLNRLLGRRKLARVSQRPGHTRGLNFYGVNDAFYLVDLPGYGFARVPAAVRRQWQALVEGYLSGRATLRGVVCIVDARRLPDQADVDLVRYVRGLGRQAWVVVNKIDKIPQPRRAAQMKRIRAALGDLAAAPLPCSARTGEGVEALLGLLWNAAAP, encoded by the coding sequence GTGGAGCCCCGCGTCCGGAAGGCGGAGCTGGCGGCGAGCGTCCACGACCTCTCCCGCCTGCCCCCGGCCGATCGGCCGGAGATCGCCGTGGCCGGCCGGTCCAACGTGGGCAAGTCCGCCCTCCTGAACCGCCTCCTCGGCCGGCGGAAGCTGGCGCGGGTCAGCCAGCGGCCCGGCCATACCCGGGGCCTCAACTTCTACGGCGTCAACGACGCCTTCTACCTGGTGGACCTGCCGGGCTACGGATTCGCCCGGGTCCCGGCCGCCGTGCGGCGGCAATGGCAGGCCCTGGTGGAGGGCTACCTCTCCGGCCGCGCGACCCTGCGGGGAGTCGTCTGCATCGTGGACGCCCGGCGCCTCCCCGACCAGGCGGACGTGGACCTCGTCCGCTACGTCCGGGGTCTCGGGCGGCAGGCCTGGGTGGTGGTCAACAAGATCGACAAGATCCCGCAACCGCGCCGGGCGGCGCAGATGAAGCGAATCCGGGCGGCACTCGGCGACCTGGCCGCGGCACCGCTGCCGTGCTCCGCAAGAACCGGGGAAGGGGTCGAGGCGCTCCTCGGCCTCCTGTGGAACGCGGCCGCGCCCTAG